Proteins from one Bradyrhizobium roseum genomic window:
- a CDS encoding ABC transporter substrate-binding protein has protein sequence MRLQNRLGAAILAMALLGAAAMPAAAQKSADMLRIVMRDALPNIDPYYNNLRTGVVMHHQGWDALVYRNPDTFKLEPLLATEWKQPDPTTIEFTLRPGVKFHDGSPFTADDVVYTINLIADPASKLSTPANYNWLEKAEKTGDLSVRVTLKRPNPAALEYFALVIPIYPKAYREKVGAEGYAKAPVGAGPYKMTKVEPGVSIDFERFEDYWAGSPKGKPAIKKLSVRFVPDATTEMTELLAGRADWIWNMNPDQLDPVNKMPHLQAVRKESMRVGYLSLDAAGRTGADNPLTKHKVRQAIWHAIDRKAIADKLVTGGSRVPAAPCFPSQFGCDAEAAVTYDYDPVKAKKLLAEAGYPDGFDVELASYVLPQWGSAVQNYLLAVGIRAKLNQLQTAALIQRAKAGELRMYLGSWGSFSINDVSAFLPNFFDNGADDYARDPDIHKGLIQGGSSINPEVRKEAYSGVIKRITEQAYWAPLHTYVTTYGHAKQLDFTPYPDELPRFYLAKWK, from the coding sequence ATGCGACTGCAAAACAGGCTCGGCGCGGCCATTCTGGCGATGGCGCTGCTCGGCGCCGCCGCGATGCCCGCGGCGGCCCAGAAATCGGCCGACATGCTGCGGATCGTGATGCGCGATGCGCTGCCCAACATCGATCCCTATTACAACAATCTGCGCACCGGCGTGGTGATGCACCATCAGGGCTGGGACGCGCTGGTCTACCGCAACCCCGATACGTTCAAGCTCGAACCGCTGCTCGCCACCGAATGGAAGCAGCCGGATCCGACCACGATCGAGTTCACCTTGCGGCCCGGCGTCAAATTCCACGACGGCAGCCCGTTCACGGCCGACGACGTCGTCTACACCATCAACCTGATCGCCGATCCCGCCAGCAAATTGTCGACGCCCGCGAACTACAACTGGCTCGAGAAGGCCGAGAAGACCGGCGACCTCTCGGTCCGCGTCACGCTGAAGCGGCCGAACCCCGCGGCGCTGGAATATTTCGCGCTGGTGATCCCGATCTATCCGAAAGCCTATCGCGAGAAGGTCGGCGCCGAAGGCTACGCCAAGGCGCCGGTCGGCGCCGGCCCCTACAAGATGACCAAGGTCGAGCCGGGCGTCTCCATCGATTTCGAGCGGTTCGAGGATTACTGGGCCGGCAGCCCGAAGGGCAAGCCCGCGATCAAGAAGCTGAGCGTGCGCTTCGTGCCCGACGCCACCACCGAAATGACCGAACTGCTGGCCGGTCGCGCCGACTGGATCTGGAACATGAACCCGGACCAGCTCGATCCCGTCAACAAGATGCCGCATCTGCAGGCGGTGCGGAAGGAATCGATGCGCGTCGGCTATCTCTCGCTGGATGCCGCCGGACGCACCGGCGCCGACAATCCCTTGACCAAGCACAAGGTGCGCCAGGCGATCTGGCACGCGATCGACCGCAAGGCGATCGCCGACAAGCTCGTCACCGGCGGGAGTCGCGTGCCGGCGGCGCCATGCTTCCCGTCGCAGTTCGGCTGCGACGCCGAAGCCGCGGTGACCTACGACTATGATCCGGTGAAGGCGAAGAAGCTGCTCGCCGAGGCCGGTTACCCCGACGGCTTCGACGTCGAGCTCGCCAGCTACGTGCTGCCGCAATGGGGCTCGGCGGTCCAGAACTACCTGCTTGCCGTCGGCATCCGCGCCAAGCTCAACCAGCTGCAGACCGCGGCGCTGATCCAGCGCGCCAAGGCGGGCGAGTTGCGCATGTATCTCGGAAGTTGGGGCAGCTTCTCGATCAACGACGTCTCGGCATTCTTGCCCAACTTCTTCGACAATGGCGCCGACGACTACGCGCGCGATCCCGACATCCACAAGGGACTGATCCAGGGCGGATCGAGCATCAACCCGGAAGTGCGCAAGGAAGCGTATTCAGGTGTCATCAAGCGGATCACCGAACAGGCCTACTGGGCGCCGCTGCACACCTACGTGACGACCTACGGCCACGCCAAACAGCTCGATTTCACCCCGTACCCGGACGAACTGCCGCGCTTCTATCTGGCGAAGTGGAAGTAG
- a CDS encoding class I mannose-6-phosphate isomerase, with the protein MSIEHASVRAMPKPWGVSNLEPWSSIDVAGDAVGELWFDRADGDAPAPALLVKLLFTSAPLSIQVHPDDTYARAMGMPNGKSEAWYILSAEPGARIGVGLNRRITPQELYAAIANGSIVDLVQWRLVAKGDVIFIPAGTIHALGAGIVLAEIQQRSDTTFRLFDYGRERELHVDNGVAVANAWPLRTPRPAARLTPERTVLVASQHFVLELIELPSGSSWALLADPETWILALDGHAAIGLAAMSIGEAVFVSGGRNSIEVGASGLTALVTYPASEPIGSLLHKLSGQSIKPDQAAAVEPSKLTRLAEAQI; encoded by the coding sequence ATGTCTATCGAACACGCGTCTGTGCGGGCCATGCCGAAGCCCTGGGGTGTCAGCAATCTCGAGCCGTGGAGCAGCATCGATGTGGCCGGAGATGCGGTGGGAGAGCTCTGGTTCGACCGCGCTGACGGCGATGCGCCGGCTCCTGCCTTGCTTGTGAAGTTGCTCTTCACCAGCGCACCGCTGTCGATTCAGGTCCACCCGGACGACACCTATGCGCGCGCGATGGGGATGCCGAACGGCAAGAGCGAAGCGTGGTACATCCTCTCGGCGGAGCCGGGCGCTCGGATCGGCGTCGGTCTGAACCGACGTATCACGCCACAGGAATTGTACGCCGCGATCGCGAACGGTTCGATCGTCGATCTGGTTCAATGGCGTCTGGTGGCGAAAGGCGACGTGATCTTCATTCCGGCCGGCACGATCCACGCGCTCGGCGCCGGCATCGTGCTCGCCGAGATTCAGCAGCGCAGCGACACCACGTTTCGGCTGTTCGATTACGGCCGGGAACGTGAACTGCACGTCGACAATGGCGTAGCGGTCGCAAACGCCTGGCCGCTTCGGACACCACGTCCTGCCGCCCGCCTGACTCCTGAGCGGACCGTCCTGGTGGCCAGCCAGCATTTCGTGCTTGAGCTGATTGAACTGCCCTCGGGTTCTAGCTGGGCGCTGCTCGCCGACCCGGAAACCTGGATTCTCGCGCTCGACGGCCATGCCGCGATCGGATTGGCCGCGATGTCAATCGGTGAGGCGGTCTTTGTCAGCGGCGGCCGCAACAGCATCGAAGTCGGTGCCAGCGGGCTGACCGCTCTCGTCACCTATCCTGCAAGCGAGCCAATTGGCTCGCTGTTGCACAAGCTCTCCGGGCAATCGATCAAACCTGATCAGGCCGCCGCCGTCGAGCCGTCGAAGCTCACGCGCCTTGCCGAGGCACAAATATGA
- a CDS encoding transglutaminase-like domain-containing protein, with the protein MKLRVGFEMLYDFPQPTPMIMVLGMHFTRASDVIVPDFLTTDPVVEITPYRDMFGNWCSRMVAPAGRVRLAGDGVVRDSGLPDPVFASAVQHAVEDLPADTLVYLLGSRYCETDRLSDIAWRLFEKTPPGWARVQAICDFVHHHIAFGYEHARASKTAWEAYEEGKGVCRDYAHLAIAFCRCMNIPARYCTGYLSDIGTPKPWAVGDFAGWFEAYIGGHWRTFDPRNNEPRIGRVLIAQGRDASDVPITQTFGPNTLVGFKVWTDEIP; encoded by the coding sequence GTGAAGCTTCGCGTCGGATTCGAAATGCTCTACGATTTTCCGCAACCGACACCGATGATCATGGTGCTCGGCATGCACTTCACCCGCGCATCCGATGTCATCGTGCCGGACTTCCTCACGACAGATCCGGTCGTCGAGATCACGCCCTATCGCGACATGTTCGGCAACTGGTGCAGCCGGATGGTCGCGCCCGCCGGCCGCGTCCGCCTTGCCGGCGATGGCGTGGTGCGCGACAGCGGTTTGCCGGATCCGGTGTTTGCTTCCGCGGTTCAGCATGCGGTCGAGGATCTTCCCGCGGATACCCTGGTCTATCTGCTCGGCAGCCGCTATTGCGAGACCGACCGGCTTTCGGACATCGCCTGGCGATTGTTCGAGAAAACCCCGCCGGGCTGGGCGCGGGTCCAGGCAATCTGCGATTTCGTGCACCATCACATCGCCTTCGGATATGAGCACGCGCGCGCCAGCAAGACGGCGTGGGAGGCTTATGAGGAAGGCAAGGGCGTCTGCCGCGACTATGCCCATCTGGCCATTGCGTTCTGTCGCTGCATGAACATTCCTGCGCGCTATTGCACGGGCTATCTGAGCGACATCGGCACGCCAAAACCCTGGGCGGTCGGTGATTTCGCCGGCTGGTTCGAAGCCTATATCGGCGGCCACTGGCGCACCTTCGATCCCCGCAACAACGAGCCGCGGATCGGCCGCGTGCTGATCGCGCAGGGCCGCGACGCTTCCGATGTGCCGATCACGCAGACCTTCGGGCCAAACACGCTGGTCGGCTTCAAGGTTTGGACCGACGAGATTCCGTAG
- a CDS encoding glycoside hydrolase family 130 protein produces MQATFVNRRALHLRPDPARVIVRPFKPTTEPRDLNPTDKTRANHIVERVLNLDPQVAAGQLADVLENFQGRHRNLLETFERRADEMEVALMAHRGFSDVQRQLIGAYFLNEYSFEASALFNPSIVPHPDQSDIPKGNLRFILSLRAVGEGHVSSLTFRSGVIAADGSISVDPTARLATSPRIAHRGAGPIGDNVEIVFEPATDISERVIFPVTESQANGIEDARFVQFSDGGRTTYYATYTAYRGTAIRSELIETADFLSFKMTPLQGAASHNKGMALFPRKIDGRYAMIARQDNENLYLLYSDDLYRWEEGQAILKPQFPWEFVQIGNCGSPVELEEGWLMLTHGVGPVRKYSIGAALLDKRDPSRVLARSKEPLLRPELSEREGYVPNVVYTCGAMAHNDQLILPYAVSDTYSNFATMQISELMRSMS; encoded by the coding sequence TTGCAAGCCACTTTTGTCAATCGGCGGGCGCTCCATTTAAGGCCCGATCCCGCGCGGGTGATCGTACGTCCGTTCAAGCCGACGACCGAACCGCGCGATCTCAACCCGACCGACAAGACCCGCGCCAACCATATTGTGGAGCGGGTTCTCAATCTCGATCCGCAGGTCGCGGCCGGGCAACTGGCCGATGTGCTGGAGAATTTCCAGGGCCGTCATCGCAACCTGCTGGAGACGTTTGAGCGGCGGGCCGATGAAATGGAAGTGGCGCTGATGGCGCACCGCGGATTCTCCGACGTGCAGCGTCAGCTGATCGGCGCCTACTTCCTGAACGAATACTCCTTTGAAGCATCGGCGTTGTTCAATCCGAGCATCGTTCCGCACCCCGATCAGTCGGATATTCCCAAAGGCAACCTGCGTTTCATTCTGAGTCTTCGCGCTGTTGGGGAAGGGCACGTATCGTCGCTGACGTTTCGCTCGGGTGTCATCGCGGCGGATGGCAGCATCAGCGTCGATCCGACGGCCCGGCTCGCCACGAGCCCTCGTATCGCGCATCGAGGCGCCGGGCCGATCGGCGACAATGTCGAAATCGTCTTCGAGCCGGCGACGGACATCAGCGAGCGCGTGATCTTTCCGGTGACGGAATCCCAGGCGAACGGAATCGAGGATGCGCGTTTCGTCCAGTTCAGCGACGGAGGGCGCACGACCTATTACGCGACCTACACCGCCTACCGAGGCACTGCGATCCGTTCGGAACTGATCGAGACCGCCGACTTCCTCTCGTTCAAGATGACGCCGTTGCAAGGCGCCGCCTCGCACAACAAGGGCATGGCGTTGTTTCCGCGCAAGATCGACGGCAGGTACGCCATGATCGCGCGACAGGACAATGAAAATCTCTATCTGCTCTATTCCGACGATCTGTACAGATGGGAAGAGGGCCAGGCGATCCTGAAGCCGCAATTTCCCTGGGAGTTCGTTCAGATCGGCAACTGCGGATCTCCGGTCGAACTCGAGGAAGGCTGGCTGATGCTGACGCACGGTGTCGGCCCGGTTCGCAAATATTCGATCGGCGCGGCGCTGCTCGACAAGCGCGACCCATCCAGGGTGCTGGCGCGTTCGAAGGAGCCGTTGTTGCGACCCGAGCTTTCCGAACGCGAAGGTTATGTCCCCAACGTCGTCTATACCTGCGGAGCGATGGCGCACAATGATCAGCTCATCCTGCCTTATGCCGTGTCGGACACGTACTCCAACTTTGCGACAATGCAGATCTCAGAATTGATGCGGTCGATGTCCTGA
- a CDS encoding VOC family protein — translation MTIDLTRRTLLHLAGVSSLTAAAVAAARAEGTAGGGPTFANRTPMRVGMVTLRVRNLDLVADYYRDVIGLTVMARSMMGALLGAGGVRLLNLQRRESAPRETRNAAGLYHTAFLMPTRKDLARWLVHAAANKVRLSGFADHLVSESVYLDDPEGNGIEVYADRAPDTWKWDGGSVAMATDQLDIDGLLALTDTRAPNYAKAPDDLRIGHMHLRVGDLEQAERFYGGAIGLDPTRKRSGAAFLSSGRYHHHLGINVWQSAGAGPRDSTSMGLAWFSLEIAAEDILQAQTQRLRQAGAPVTAIENGIETSDPWGTQVRLVSV, via the coding sequence ATGACCATCGATCTCACCCGACGCACGCTGCTCCACCTCGCCGGCGTCTCATCGCTGACCGCGGCAGCTGTTGCCGCAGCGCGGGCCGAGGGCACGGCGGGCGGCGGGCCGACCTTTGCCAACCGGACGCCGATGCGGGTCGGCATGGTGACGTTGCGCGTGCGCAACCTCGATCTCGTCGCCGATTACTATCGCGACGTGATCGGCCTCACCGTGATGGCACGCTCCATGATGGGCGCGCTGCTCGGCGCGGGCGGCGTGCGGCTGTTGAACCTGCAGCGGCGGGAAAGCGCGCCGCGCGAGACACGCAACGCCGCGGGGCTCTATCACACCGCGTTTCTGATGCCGACGCGAAAAGACCTCGCGCGCTGGCTGGTGCACGCCGCCGCCAACAAGGTTCGGCTATCCGGCTTCGCCGATCACCTCGTCAGCGAATCCGTCTATCTCGACGATCCCGAAGGCAACGGGATTGAAGTCTATGCCGACCGCGCCCCCGATACCTGGAAATGGGACGGCGGCTCGGTCGCGATGGCAACCGACCAGCTCGACATCGATGGCCTGCTGGCGCTGACGGATACGCGCGCACCCAATTATGCCAAGGCGCCCGACGATCTCAGGATCGGCCACATGCACCTGCGCGTCGGCGACCTCGAACAGGCCGAGCGCTTCTACGGCGGCGCCATCGGCCTGGATCCAACCCGCAAGCGCAGCGGCGCTGCGTTCCTGTCTTCGGGCCGCTATCACCATCACCTCGGCATCAACGTCTGGCAAAGCGCCGGCGCCGGCCCGCGCGACAGTACCTCCATGGGCCTGGCGTGGTTTTCGCTGGAGATCGCGGCGGAAGACATTCTGCAGGCGCAGACGCAGCGCCTGCGGCAGGCGGGCGCGCCCGTCACCGCCATCGAGAACGGCATCGAAACCTCGGACCCTTGGGGCACCCAGGTGCGTCTTGTCAGTGTCTGA
- a CDS encoding restriction endonuclease subunit S domain-containing protein, with translation MDHVPNLAQVEAALSYLNRLDEKREINVASLKRLKQARDALLGEEHETSSDEAGPVVLLQAQ, from the coding sequence ATGGACCATGTCCCGAACCTCGCCCAGGTCGAGGCCGCGCTGTCCTATCTCAATCGGCTCGACGAGAAGCGTGAAATCAACGTGGCGAGCCTGAAGCGGCTCAAGCAGGCCCGCGACGCTCTGCTCGGGGAAGAACACGAAACCTCAAGCGACGAGGCCGGGCCAGTCGTCTTGCTGCAAGCGCAATAA
- a CDS encoding amidase has translation MNLPMSWDEWADHDGVALATRVAKGELTAAELAAQAAAGIARVDPALSGVVEVFEDAVADPATDGTNLDGPFAGLPFLMKDLGPTMKGRLQEMGSRYMRGNRAAADTFMTSKMRGAGLNLIGRTTTPEFGVCSSADNPEVYVTRNPWNTDYTTCGSSAGSAAMVAAGAVPIAHATDGGGSIRIPAGVNGNIGLKVSRGVFSLSPLMSDLSGLVSIQGCQSRTVRDTAAFVDACRGPAPGEFMPFWSPPEPYTRMITRDPARLKIALSHRWGEYSATPHIAAELEKTGRFLEGLGHHVDYALPELDYREAFAAQTTCYISNFAVVISNMLAARGLDKPPEDLIEPINIRIWEHGRNTTYADRARMQAVFNTTSRGFGKFFEDWDIILTPITALPTPKVGTTEYLTISDNPDVLDWFGNLWRNFAFTPLANLCGIPAISLPLTSHEHGLPLGIQAIARQANDGLLLQFAAQIERAIEGKWNAGERPGVHVTRG, from the coding sequence ATGAACTTGCCGATGAGCTGGGACGAATGGGCCGACCATGACGGCGTGGCGCTGGCCACGCGCGTCGCCAAGGGCGAACTGACGGCCGCCGAGCTGGCGGCGCAGGCCGCCGCCGGCATTGCCAGGGTCGACCCCGCGCTTTCCGGCGTCGTCGAAGTCTTCGAGGATGCGGTCGCAGACCCCGCCACCGACGGCACCAATCTGGACGGGCCGTTTGCGGGCCTGCCGTTCCTGATGAAGGACCTCGGTCCCACCATGAAGGGCCGCCTGCAGGAAATGGGCTCGCGCTATATGCGCGGCAACCGCGCCGCCGCCGACACCTTTATGACGTCGAAGATGCGCGGGGCCGGGCTCAATTTGATCGGCCGCACCACCACGCCGGAATTCGGGGTGTGCAGCTCGGCGGACAATCCGGAAGTTTACGTCACGCGCAATCCCTGGAATACCGACTACACCACCTGCGGCTCGTCTGCCGGGAGCGCCGCGATGGTCGCGGCCGGCGCAGTGCCAATCGCGCACGCCACCGATGGCGGGGGCTCGATCCGAATCCCCGCGGGCGTCAACGGCAATATCGGACTGAAGGTCTCGCGCGGTGTGTTCTCGCTGTCGCCGCTGATGTCCGACCTTTCCGGACTGGTCTCGATCCAGGGCTGCCAGTCGCGCACGGTGCGCGATACCGCGGCCTTCGTCGATGCCTGCCGCGGTCCGGCGCCGGGCGAGTTCATGCCGTTCTGGTCGCCGCCCGAGCCCTATACGCGGATGATCACGCGCGACCCGGCGCGGCTGAAAATCGCGCTGTCGCACCGATGGGGCGAGTACAGCGCGACACCGCATATCGCAGCCGAGCTGGAGAAGACCGGGCGCTTCCTCGAAGGCCTCGGCCATCACGTCGACTATGCCTTGCCGGAACTGGATTACCGCGAGGCCTTTGCCGCGCAGACCACCTGCTACATCAGCAATTTCGCCGTCGTGATCTCCAACATGCTGGCGGCGCGCGGACTGGACAAGCCGCCGGAAGACCTGATCGAGCCGATCAACATCCGGATCTGGGAGCATGGCCGCAACACGACGTACGCCGACCGGGCGCGGATGCAGGCCGTGTTCAACACGACGTCGCGCGGCTTCGGCAAGTTCTTCGAGGATTGGGATATCATCCTGACCCCGATCACGGCTTTGCCGACGCCGAAGGTCGGCACCACCGAGTATCTGACCATCAGCGACAACCCTGATGTGCTGGACTGGTTCGGCAACCTCTGGCGCAACTTCGCCTTCACGCCGCTCGCCAATCTCTGCGGCATCCCCGCGATCTCGCTGCCGCTCACCAGCCACGAGCATGGCCTGCCGCTCGGCATCCAGGCGATCGCAAGACAAGCCAATGACGGGCTGCTGCTGCAGTTCGCGGCGCAGATCGAACGCGCCATCGAAGGCAAGTGGAATGCAGGCGAACGCCCCGGCGTGCATGTGACGCGCGGCTGA
- a CDS encoding DUF1488 family protein: MTFARGNVRGYDDDRMVLLFSMMDDGREVPCAVSAAAMDELEHVPRTPANRREEQFARLRDRIEACASRKFEAREFEGTPPGIIVRGIDFRS; encoded by the coding sequence ATGACCTTCGCGCGCGGCAACGTCCGAGGCTATGACGACGACCGGATGGTCCTGCTGTTTTCCATGATGGACGACGGCCGGGAAGTGCCCTGCGCCGTCAGTGCCGCGGCGATGGATGAACTGGAGCATGTGCCGCGGACGCCGGCCAACCGGCGCGAGGAACAGTTCGCGCGGCTGCGGGACCGAATCGAGGCCTGTGCGTCACGCAAATTCGAGGCGCGGGAGTTCGAAGGCACGCCCCCCGGCATCATCGTGCGCGGCATCGATTTCCGCTCGTGA
- a CDS encoding ABC transporter ATP-binding protein, whose product MTAAIEVENLRCEFRVHTGLTSAEKRVVAVDDVSFSVPAGSVLGIVGESGCGKSTLARLILGLLKPTAGTVLVDGKRLFDLDRKARARLIQPVFQDPFASLNPRRRIKDIVALPLDAQGTFTRAEIERRVGGILERVGLSAAMGERMPAQLSGGQRQRAAIARALILEPRIVICDEPTSALDVSVQAQILNLLADLRRDLGLTYLFISHNLAVVEHVASEVAVMYLGRFVERNETDALFREPAHPYTKALLQSVLTPEPGKGVPDIGLGDIMPDPANIPPGCRFNPRCRVAIDRCRHEAPTRMVRPPQGMVECHLA is encoded by the coding sequence ATGACCGCCGCGATCGAAGTCGAGAATCTGCGCTGCGAATTCCGCGTCCACACCGGCTTGACGTCGGCGGAAAAGCGCGTGGTCGCGGTCGACGACGTCAGCTTCAGCGTGCCGGCCGGCAGCGTGCTCGGTATCGTCGGCGAATCCGGCTGCGGCAAATCCACGCTGGCACGCCTGATCCTCGGGCTGCTCAAGCCGACGGCGGGCACCGTGCTGGTCGACGGCAAGCGCCTGTTCGACCTCGACCGCAAGGCGCGCGCCCGGCTGATCCAGCCGGTGTTTCAGGATCCGTTCGCCTCGCTGAACCCGCGCCGCCGCATCAAGGACATCGTGGCGCTGCCGCTGGACGCTCAAGGCACGTTTACGCGCGCCGAGATCGAGCGCCGCGTCGGCGGCATTCTCGAACGCGTCGGACTGTCGGCGGCGATGGGCGAGCGCATGCCGGCGCAGCTTTCCGGCGGGCAGCGCCAGCGCGCGGCGATCGCGCGTGCGCTGATTCTGGAGCCCCGCATCGTGATCTGCGACGAGCCGACCAGCGCGCTCGACGTCTCCGTGCAGGCGCAAATCCTCAATCTGCTCGCCGATCTGCGCCGCGACCTCGGGCTGACCTACCTCTTCATCAGCCACAATCTTGCGGTCGTGGAGCATGTCGCGAGCGAAGTGGCGGTGATGTATCTCGGCCGCTTCGTCGAGCGCAACGAAACCGACGCGCTGTTTCGCGAACCCGCCCATCCCTATACGAAGGCGCTGCTGCAGAGCGTGCTGACGCCGGAGCCGGGCAAGGGTGTGCCGGACATCGGCCTCGGCGACATCATGCCGGATCCGGCGAATATTCCGCCGGGCTGCCGCTTCAACCCGCGCTGCCGCGTGGCGATCGACCGCTGCCGCCATGAGGCACCAACGCGCATGGTCCGCCCGCCGCAGGGAATGGTAGAATGTCATCTGGCATGA
- a CDS encoding glycosyltransferase family 4 protein has product MTPLRKIAIIGNSLPRRCGIATFSTDLQRAIANARPNLQTCIVAMTDHGQSYDYPDSVAWQIKDDSIEEYVGAAAFLNAGRFDIVCLQHEFGIFGGDAGAHILELLSRLTMPVVTTLHTVLAAPTAAQRAVMERIVELSSKVIVMASKGRELLRNVYRVPDDKIEVIAHGIPDFPFVAPDVAKAKLGYSDRSVILTFGLLSPSKGIEVMIDAMPSILQRRPDAVYVVLGATHPNLVRDQGEAYRGSLMARVRKLGVEDHVVFLDQFVDQSTLLEFISMCDVYVTPYLNEAQMTSGTLAYSFGLGKPVVSTPYWHARELLADGRGVLVAFGDPAETGNEIASLLTDGPRRQAMRERAYATSRSMTWERTAERYMTAFENARQGHRLKVIARAAPDAIAPHGPEVPDMQLGHFLSMCDDTGLFQHAVHSVPDRAHGYCVDDNARALLLACALNEPGEKPLSESQTGRFAAFVQHAWNADARRFRNFMGFNRTWLEDEGSEDSHGRTLWALGECARKDASRSRRRWAAALFAEALSTGAAFRSPRAIAFTLLGLDGYCAAVPEDQRAREVRHFLADTLLSALALVETPDWVWFEEVLAYDNARLPQALIATGLATRTPVYVDAGLRTLRWLMTLQTSSTGFFRPVGTTSFGEHRKHPGTFDQQPVEATATIAACLTAWRADGDVEWKSTAAGVFFWFFGGNDLSVPLVDPETGSCRDGLHPDRANENRGGESVVSYLLALADMRQLARASINPTNPVALRATGT; this is encoded by the coding sequence ATGACGCCGCTTCGCAAGATCGCAATCATCGGCAATTCGTTGCCTCGCCGCTGCGGTATCGCGACATTCTCCACCGACTTGCAGCGCGCGATCGCCAATGCGCGGCCAAACCTGCAAACCTGCATCGTGGCAATGACCGACCACGGGCAGAGCTACGACTATCCCGATTCCGTCGCCTGGCAGATCAAGGACGACAGCATCGAGGAATATGTCGGCGCCGCGGCGTTTCTCAATGCCGGCCGATTCGACATCGTTTGCCTGCAGCACGAATTCGGCATCTTCGGCGGTGACGCCGGGGCTCATATCCTGGAACTGCTGTCCCGCCTGACCATGCCGGTCGTCACGACCCTGCACACGGTGCTGGCCGCGCCGACGGCGGCGCAGCGCGCGGTGATGGAACGTATTGTCGAGCTGTCGTCGAAAGTTATCGTGATGGCCAGCAAGGGCCGCGAACTGCTGCGCAATGTCTATCGCGTGCCGGACGACAAGATCGAAGTCATCGCCCATGGCATTCCCGATTTTCCGTTCGTCGCGCCGGACGTGGCAAAGGCCAAACTCGGATATAGCGACCGGTCGGTGATCTTGACGTTCGGCCTGCTGTCTCCCAGCAAGGGCATCGAGGTCATGATCGACGCCATGCCCTCGATCCTGCAAAGACGGCCGGACGCGGTTTACGTGGTGCTCGGAGCGACGCATCCCAATCTGGTTCGCGACCAGGGCGAAGCCTATCGCGGCAGCCTGATGGCGCGTGTACGCAAGCTCGGCGTCGAGGACCACGTCGTATTCCTCGACCAGTTCGTGGATCAATCCACGCTGCTCGAATTCATCTCCATGTGCGACGTCTATGTCACGCCGTATCTCAACGAGGCGCAGATGACATCGGGCACGCTGGCCTACAGCTTCGGCCTGGGCAAGCCGGTGGTCTCGACGCCTTACTGGCATGCGCGCGAGCTGCTGGCAGACGGCCGCGGCGTGCTCGTCGCCTTCGGCGACCCGGCGGAGACCGGCAACGAAATCGCGTCATTGCTGACGGATGGACCGCGCCGGCAAGCCATGCGCGAGCGCGCCTACGCGACCAGCCGGTCGATGACATGGGAGCGTACCGCCGAGCGGTACATGACCGCCTTCGAAAATGCCCGGCAAGGCCACCGGCTGAAGGTGATTGCGCGCGCGGCCCCGGACGCGATCGCCCCGCACGGCCCCGAAGTGCCGGACATGCAGTTGGGCCATTTCCTATCGATGTGCGACGATACCGGGCTGTTCCAGCACGCCGTACATTCGGTGCCTGATCGTGCGCATGGATATTGCGTGGACGACAATGCCCGCGCCTTGCTGCTGGCTTGCGCGCTCAACGAGCCGGGCGAGAAGCCGCTTTCGGAAAGCCAAACCGGGCGCTTCGCCGCCTTTGTGCAGCATGCCTGGAATGCCGATGCCAGGCGGTTCCGGAACTTCATGGGCTTCAACCGAACCTGGCTGGAAGATGAAGGCTCCGAGGACAGTCACGGGCGAACCTTGTGGGCCCTTGGCGAATGCGCGCGCAAGGATGCCAGCCGGTCGCGTCGCCGATGGGCCGCGGCCTTGTTCGCCGAGGCGCTCTCGACCGGCGCGGCGTTTCGCTCGCCTCGCGCCATCGCTTTCACGCTGCTCGGCCTGGACGGCTACTGCGCCGCGGTTCCAGAGGATCAGCGCGCCCGTGAGGTCAGGCATTTTCTCGCCGATACGCTGCTGTCTGCCCTTGCGTTGGTCGAAACGCCGGACTGGGTTTGGTTCGAGGAAGTCCTGGCATATGACAATGCTCGCCTGCCGCAGGCGCTGATTGCGACCGGCCTTGCGACCCGAACCCCCGTCTATGTCGATGCCGGCCTGAGAACCCTTCGTTGGCTGATGACGCTGCAGACGTCGTCGACCGGGTTTTTCCGTCCCGTGGGTACCACGAGCTTCGGCGAACATCGGAAACATCCCGGGACATTCGATCAGCAGCCGGTGGAAGCCACCGCCACGATTGCAGCTTGCCTGACGGCGTGGCGCGCGGACGGCGACGTCGAATGGAAATCCACCGCGGCCGGGGTCTTCTTCTGGTTCTTCGGCGGAAACGACTTGTCGGTTCCGCTGGTCGACCCCGAGACCGGCAGCTGTCGCGATGGATTGCATCCGGACCGCGCCAATGAAAATCGTGGCGGCGAATCGGTGGTGTCGTATCTGCTGGCACTGGCCGACATGCGCCAGCTTGCGCGCGCCAGTATCAACCCGACGAATCCCGTGGCGCTTCGCGCCACCGGTACCTGA